From the genome of Spirosomataceae bacterium TFI 002, one region includes:
- a CDS encoding DNA-binding transcriptional regulator, XRE-family HTH domain: MSVLAENIKRIRKNSKLTQLQFGEKYGLSRENVSSYEDARAKPQLEVLIAIAKDEGITVESLFNDKIEKKQVEEAEVINSKLETEQNAIEGHKPATSQVEKQYFPSSLFDSQAEIVTTKEQKLINDDQGFSNTQVEAKESDDEYLGMQSVALVKNNKAYQENHNNPAWLAKLPHMHIPLYQKADYRAFEDKDSWFVCKQMNNWFDIADGSHCFVLAINNGLLYRKVYNEIKLKGEFLLSSFKEGEPVIQLSLRDTIEVWEVVAQINYGKPVTSPSFNKLEGLIEDLKLEIFRLSM; encoded by the coding sequence TTGAGCGTTTTAGCAGAAAATATCAAACGAATTCGAAAAAACTCTAAGTTGACTCAGTTGCAATTTGGAGAGAAATATGGTTTGTCAAGAGAAAATGTTTCTTCTTACGAAGATGCTAGGGCAAAACCGCAATTAGAAGTTTTGATTGCTATTGCCAAAGATGAAGGTATTACTGTCGAAAGTTTATTTAATGATAAAATTGAAAAGAAACAGGTTGAGGAAGCTGAAGTGATCAACTCGAAACTCGAGACAGAGCAAAATGCAATTGAAGGGCACAAACCAGCTACATCTCAAGTTGAAAAGCAATATTTCCCGTCTTCACTTTTTGATTCACAGGCTGAAATAGTTACTACGAAGGAACAAAAGCTTATTAATGACGATCAGGGTTTTTCAAATACCCAGGTCGAAGCAAAAGAAAGTGACGACGAATATCTCGGTATGCAGTCAGTTGCTTTGGTGAAAAATAATAAAGCTTACCAAGAAAATCATAATAATCCAGCATGGTTAGCAAAGCTGCCTCATATGCATATCCCGCTTTATCAGAAAGCAGATTACAGAGCTTTTGAGGATAAAGATTCGTGGTTCGTATGTAAGCAAATGAACAACTGGTTTGATATAGCAGATGGCTCCCATTGTTTTGTTTTAGCAATAAATAATGGCTTACTCTATCGCAAAGTCTATAACGAAATTAAACTAAAAGGGGAGTTTCTCCTAAGTAGTTTTAAAGAAGGCGAACCCGTAATTCAGTTAAGTCTTCGCGATACCATAGAAGTATGGGAAGTTGTGGCACAAATCAATTATGGTAAACCAGTAACTAGTCCATCTTTTAATAAGCTAGAAGGATTAATTGAAGACTTAAAGCTTGAGATTTTTAGGCTTTCAATGTAA
- a CDS encoding Predicted protein, with translation MKKRIAITFLAITLLASSGFMPKAPAQYKCLVQLSNYSGEGAYVVVSLLNAKGQYQRTLHVFGKEERWYDDIPSWWKFFTKSKENLDAISGASITPGSRKVVSLTFDDSEINKGYKLRFETSVENQKYVEQDLQMDLSSANVGVSKNGTGYIRYVKLIKI, from the coding sequence ATGAAAAAACGAATTGCAATAACTTTTCTAGCTATTACACTATTGGCTTCAAGCGGCTTTATGCCTAAAGCCCCAGCACAGTATAAGTGTTTAGTTCAACTAAGTAATTATTCGGGAGAGGGAGCTTACGTTGTCGTCTCATTATTAAATGCCAAAGGTCAATACCAAAGGACATTACATGTTTTTGGAAAAGAAGAACGATGGTACGACGATATACCTAGCTGGTGGAAATTCTTCACAAAATCGAAAGAAAACCTCGACGCAATCTCAGGAGCATCTATCACACCAGGGAGCAGAAAAGTCGTATCTCTAACTTTTGATGATTCAGAAATAAACAAAGGATACAAACTTCGTTTTGAAACTTCAGTTGAAAACCAAAAGTATGTTGAGCAAGACCTACAAATGGACTTGAGTTCTGCAAATGTCGGCGTTAGTAAAAACGGAACTGGCTATATCAGGTATGTCAAACTAATAAAGATTTAA
- a CDS encoding ATP dependent peptidase CodWX, CodW component. Threonine peptidase. MEROPS family T01B, whose product MKIKSTTVLGIIHNGKVALGADGQATMGNTVAKSNVRKVRKLADGKILAGFAGSTADAFTLIEKFEEKLGAYGGNMKRAAIELAKDWRTDRYLRKLEAMMIVANATEMLVISGSGDVIEPDHQIAAIGSGSMYAQAAAVALMKHAPELSAEERVREGLTIAADICIYTNHNLIIETLD is encoded by the coding sequence ATGAAAATAAAATCAACAACAGTACTCGGCATAATCCATAACGGAAAGGTAGCCTTAGGAGCAGATGGACAAGCCACTATGGGCAATACAGTTGCCAAGTCAAATGTGCGAAAAGTACGAAAACTAGCTGATGGTAAAATATTAGCGGGTTTTGCTGGCTCTACTGCAGATGCCTTTACACTTATTGAGAAGTTTGAAGAAAAGCTAGGAGCATATGGTGGAAATATGAAAAGAGCGGCAATAGAGCTTGCTAAAGACTGGCGTACAGATCGTTATTTAAGAAAACTAGAAGCAATGATGATCGTTGCAAATGCTACTGAAATGCTTGTTATTTCAGGGAGTGGAGATGTAATAGAACCAGATCATCAAATTGCTGCGATAGGCTCTGGTAGCATGTATGCCCAAGCAGCTGCTGTGGCATTGATGAAGCACGCACCAGAATTGAGTGCGGAAGAAAGAGTTAGAGAAGGGCTTACCATTGCTGCAGATATTTGTATTTATACCAATCACAATCTTATTATAGAGACTTTAGATTAA
- a CDS encoding Ankyrin repeat: MNIKNSIKVGLSLLIALFFSGNIFAQSKNVFHDRGFWAKKPSIETIESKILAGNDILEMGPSGWDGTLLAIMADLPLETVKYLLDKGPDVNQMTHHSNNYLMWTAMKGNLPVMELLLEKGSRTDLINSHGQSLLMHVAQSGKADKELYEFCLENGADIVNDRDENGKNVAQVAIGRLDDLSFLDYFVEKGLDLDAKDKDGNGLFHSAVSSGNINKLKGLVAKGISYQPNLQTGENAFNFVGGGRSATVSLELLTYLKSLGLNPANVTNTGQSALHNLAGRAKDTSIFDFFINAGLNPNTANADGDTPLLLAVSRGSKEVVSYWLNKTDNINASNVKGLTPLALAVEGNNGIDVLDLLIAKGNKITWQDKQGNNLTFLLTNSFRGGLNDYKEKLQFLKDKGVTTKGQPLLHIAIEKGEFELLQYLLESGLDINQVNANGYTPLHFAAMNSKDTTILQYLVDKGANTQQKTEFEETVYDLASENEALGNSDINFLKASK, encoded by the coding sequence ATGAATATCAAAAACAGCATAAAAGTTGGCCTCTCGTTGCTAATAGCCTTATTCTTTAGCGGTAACATATTTGCCCAAAGCAAAAACGTATTTCACGACCGAGGTTTCTGGGCCAAAAAACCCAGCATAGAAACCATAGAATCTAAAATCTTAGCAGGGAACGATATACTAGAAATGGGCCCCAGTGGCTGGGACGGTACATTGCTAGCAATCATGGCAGACCTTCCTTTAGAAACCGTGAAATACCTTTTGGACAAAGGACCAGATGTCAACCAAATGACACACCATTCTAACAATTACCTTATGTGGACAGCCATGAAAGGAAACCTCCCAGTTATGGAGTTATTATTAGAAAAGGGTTCAAGAACTGATCTCATTAACAGCCATGGTCAGTCCTTACTCATGCATGTGGCTCAAAGCGGCAAGGCAGACAAAGAACTTTATGAATTTTGCTTAGAAAATGGAGCAGACATAGTGAACGACAGAGACGAAAATGGAAAAAATGTAGCTCAAGTTGCAATTGGCAGACTTGACGACCTCTCTTTCCTAGACTATTTTGTTGAAAAAGGACTCGACTTAGACGCTAAAGACAAAGATGGAAACGGCCTATTTCATTCAGCCGTATCTAGCGGCAATATAAACAAGCTGAAGGGCTTAGTTGCAAAGGGAATAAGCTACCAACCCAATCTACAAACAGGTGAAAATGCATTTAATTTTGTTGGAGGAGGTAGGTCAGCCACCGTTAGTTTGGAGTTACTAACATACCTCAAAAGTTTAGGTCTAAATCCAGCAAATGTTACCAACACTGGTCAATCAGCTTTGCATAACTTAGCAGGTCGAGCAAAAGACACTAGTATTTTTGACTTTTTTATTAATGCTGGACTTAACCCAAATACTGCAAATGCAGATGGAGACACCCCATTGCTTTTGGCTGTTTCAAGGGGCAGCAAAGAGGTTGTTTCTTACTGGCTGAACAAAACAGATAATATCAATGCCTCCAATGTAAAAGGCTTAACTCCTTTGGCATTAGCTGTAGAAGGCAATAATGGCATAGATGTTCTTGACTTACTGATTGCAAAAGGAAACAAAATAACCTGGCAAGATAAGCAAGGAAACAACTTGACATTCTTACTCACTAATTCTTTTAGAGGAGGACTGAATGATTACAAAGAGAAGCTCCAGTTCTTGAAAGATAAAGGCGTAACAACAAAAGGACAACCTCTTTTACATATCGCAATCGAAAAAGGAGAGTTTGAATTGTTGCAGTATCTACTTGAAAGTGGTTTAGATATTAACCAAGTTAATGCCAATGGGTATACTCCATTACACTTTGCAGCAATGAACTCCAAGGACACCACTATCCTTCAATACTTGGTAGACAAAGGAGCAAATACGCAACAGAAAACTGAGTTTGAAGAGACGGTTTACGACCTAGCTTCAGAAAACGAAGCTTTAGGCAACTCAGACATTAATTTTTTAAAAGCCAGTAAATAA
- a CDS encoding O-succinylbenzoic acid--CoA ligase, which yields MILVDFEKDSVIRQHFNDVDQNVLDFILEWKSKSDKITVFTSGSTGEPKSIELQKDYMKASVQMSIDAFLLDKNDVFVCNLSTESIAGKMMIVRAFELKAKLISISPSSNPIPDLHEFERLAGTTFDSFVFAFVPMQIKMSISSIANLRLLKRAKVILIGGASIPEDLEAQLIELHLPFKATYGMTETITHIAVRNLNDKEFTALPKVKLENSDRNTLKIAAPSTGFEWIETNDLVLLNETKDKFQILGRADNVINSGGVKIQLEKVESQLTQISGHTLFCFGLPDETLGTKLCCTYIESNDITLNREIFKGKMPNFEIPKMFYPLAEFKYTKSGKIDKLRTIDAYIEPQVSNK from the coding sequence ATGATACTCGTTGATTTTGAGAAAGACTCTGTAATAAGGCAACACTTTAATGATGTCGATCAAAATGTCCTTGACTTCATACTAGAATGGAAGAGTAAAAGTGATAAGATCACAGTCTTCACTTCGGGTTCTACTGGTGAGCCAAAGTCAATAGAATTACAGAAAGATTATATGAAAGCATCGGTACAAATGAGTATTGATGCTTTTCTTTTGGACAAAAATGATGTTTTCGTTTGTAATTTGTCCACCGAATCTATTGCAGGTAAAATGATGATAGTGAGGGCTTTTGAATTAAAAGCCAAACTTATTTCTATTTCACCTAGCTCAAATCCAATTCCAGATCTTCATGAATTTGAAAGACTTGCTGGAACAACTTTTGACTCTTTTGTATTTGCTTTTGTTCCAATGCAAATCAAGATGAGTATTTCTTCAATAGCAAACCTGCGATTGCTAAAGAGAGCCAAGGTAATTCTGATAGGCGGTGCAAGTATTCCCGAAGATTTGGAAGCACAACTAATAGAGCTTCACCTTCCGTTTAAGGCTACTTATGGCATGACAGAAACAATCACCCACATTGCCGTTAGGAACCTGAATGATAAAGAATTCACAGCTTTACCTAAAGTCAAATTAGAAAATAGCGATAGAAATACCCTTAAAATAGCCGCTCCTTCCACGGGTTTTGAATGGATAGAAACCAACGACCTTGTCCTCTTAAATGAAACTAAAGACAAATTCCAAATTTTGGGCAGGGCAGATAATGTGATAAACAGCGGTGGAGTGAAAATTCAGCTAGAAAAAGTGGAATCTCAGCTTACCCAAATCTCAGGACATACGCTATTTTGCTTTGGCTTGCCAGACGAGACTTTGGGAACAAAACTCTGTTGTACTTATATTGAATCAAACGATATAACTCTAAACAGGGAAATATTTAAGGGTAAAATGCCTAATTTTGAGATTCCAAAAATGTTTTACCCTTTGGCGGAATTTAAATATACCAAATCTGGTAAAATAGATAAACTAAGAACCATAGATGCCTACATTGAACCTCAAGTTTCAAACAAATGA
- a CDS encoding Rieske Fe-S protein, translating into MQTQEIDKTESKVIDRKDFMKQVGLGFGAIMLMNCLQSCGESEIPDPMIKPGNGDKVDFTLNLDATGNTALKQNGGFLVIKSEGVIAARKLDGSFVAVSSACTHQGTTIDLYRKETDDFVCPAHGSVFSSTGAVKEKPATTALKKFNTSYTATSNTLRIFE; encoded by the coding sequence ATGCAAACACAAGAAATTGATAAAACTGAATCCAAAGTAATTGATCGCAAGGACTTCATGAAACAAGTGGGTTTAGGCTTTGGAGCTATTATGCTGATGAACTGCCTCCAATCATGCGGTGAGTCCGAAATTCCTGACCCAATGATTAAACCTGGAAACGGAGATAAAGTTGACTTTACGCTTAACCTCGATGCTACTGGCAATACTGCTCTTAAGCAAAATGGTGGTTTTCTTGTAATTAAGTCTGAAGGAGTAATTGCAGCTCGTAAATTGGATGGTTCATTTGTAGCTGTTTCTAGTGCCTGTACGCATCAGGGAACTACAATTGACCTTTACAGAAAAGAAACGGACGATTTTGTATGCCCAGCACATGGATCAGTTTTTAGTTCTACAGGAGCAGTTAAAGAAAAACCAGCAACAACAGCACTGAAGAAATTTAATACATCCTACACCGCAACATCTAATACTTTAAGGATATTTGAGTAA
- a CDS encoding sulfite reductase (NADPH) flavoprotein alpha-component: MVRNSLKFSWRGIHFGLAIFSSIFLLIAAGTGVVLSFEPILHPKAIEGADNILLSDLIATLNAAYLEVFSIARDNYGNIKIEAIGEVSDGTFVINPFDGSEIKNVAGEHPVFDFCRDLHRSLFLKETGRFFVGLASLALLFLAGSGIFLLIKRAGNWKDFFSKIIVLDFYRDNHARFGRLFLIPIVVISLSATWLFIDRFFQSENKEATALPSQVISNENHFTKIKLGEVKELLFPISGDAEEFFELKLHQKTLLLNQENGALVSEVKQPLATILHDISFHWHTGEGLGSVYAILLLLSSFITIFFIYSGVKMSWSRFKKRPKNSFSLKEATHVILVGSETGHTIRFANEVHKSFLDKGIKSFLCPMNKMEEASQMEQLLIFTSTYGDGDAPSNADNFLRKVDNGLFDKKQFYYSVLGFGSKSYDNYCQFAFDVANSLKNLPLASEVTETKTVNDISIPEFLDWLKAWKKETKLELNVNLKSLEPIRNSSTLPFKIISRKESLNPNDDTFLLEIEIPPNAKIANSGDLLGVYSPESNIERYYSIAHIKSTNRIVLSIKRTGLCSSYLGGLNAGDVIQAYIKPNENFYPDPNAGKVLLIGNGTGIAPFLGFIENNTANEVTLLWGGQKKASFELYQSLINDFGELKGCHLAFSRELPKTYVQDIVLQNKENVANTVKVGGQIMLCGSLKMREGVLTNLENILCEFGLPSIKELIAKGRILSDCY, encoded by the coding sequence TTGGTAAGAAACAGTTTAAAGTTCAGCTGGAGGGGTATCCATTTTGGATTGGCTATTTTCTCCAGCATTTTTTTATTAATTGCCGCGGGTACAGGGGTTGTATTGTCTTTTGAGCCAATCCTACACCCTAAAGCAATAGAAGGGGCTGACAACATTCTATTAAGCGATCTAATTGCTACACTCAACGCAGCTTACCTAGAGGTTTTCAGTATTGCCCGTGATAATTATGGCAACATTAAAATTGAAGCCATTGGAGAAGTTTCGGATGGCACTTTTGTCATCAATCCATTTGACGGATCTGAAATAAAAAATGTAGCTGGAGAGCATCCCGTTTTTGACTTTTGTAGAGACTTGCATCGCTCTCTTTTTCTAAAAGAAACAGGTCGCTTCTTTGTTGGACTTGCTTCTTTGGCACTGCTTTTCCTGGCTGGAAGTGGCATTTTCTTATTGATAAAACGAGCTGGAAACTGGAAAGACTTTTTTTCTAAAATCATTGTTCTTGACTTCTACAGAGACAATCACGCTCGTTTTGGCAGATTGTTTTTGATTCCAATTGTAGTTATTTCTTTATCGGCTACTTGGCTGTTTATTGATCGGTTTTTCCAGTCAGAAAATAAAGAGGCTACAGCATTGCCTTCGCAAGTTATTTCTAACGAAAATCACTTTACAAAAATAAAACTTGGTGAAGTCAAAGAGTTACTATTTCCTATCTCTGGTGACGCTGAAGAGTTTTTTGAACTTAAACTTCATCAAAAAACGCTTTTACTTAATCAGGAAAACGGTGCACTCGTTTCGGAAGTAAAACAGCCATTAGCCACAATACTTCACGACATAAGTTTTCATTGGCACACTGGCGAAGGTTTAGGTTCTGTATACGCAATTCTCTTACTTTTAAGCTCATTTATAACCATCTTCTTTATTTATTCGGGTGTAAAAATGAGTTGGTCTAGATTCAAAAAAAGACCTAAGAATAGCTTTAGCTTAAAAGAAGCTACGCATGTAATTTTGGTAGGATCAGAAACTGGTCATACGATTAGATTTGCAAATGAAGTTCACAAATCATTTTTAGATAAAGGTATAAAGTCTTTCCTATGTCCAATGAATAAAATGGAGGAGGCAAGTCAGATGGAGCAATTACTAATTTTCACCTCCACGTACGGCGATGGAGATGCCCCGTCAAATGCTGACAATTTCCTTAGAAAAGTAGACAATGGTTTATTTGACAAGAAGCAGTTCTATTACTCTGTTCTCGGTTTTGGTTCTAAGAGCTATGACAACTACTGCCAATTTGCATTTGATGTGGCCAATTCTCTTAAAAATCTACCACTGGCTAGCGAAGTCACCGAAACTAAAACAGTCAATGATATTTCTATTCCTGAGTTTTTAGATTGGCTCAAAGCATGGAAAAAAGAAACCAAACTTGAACTGAATGTTAACTTGAAAAGCCTTGAACCAATTAGGAATTCAAGTACGCTACCCTTTAAGATTATAAGCCGGAAAGAATCTTTAAATCCAAATGATGACACCTTCTTATTAGAAATAGAAATACCACCAAATGCCAAAATAGCCAATTCTGGTGACCTTTTAGGAGTATATTCCCCAGAGAGTAATATAGAACGCTATTACTCAATTGCACACATTAAAAGCACAAATAGGATTGTATTAAGTATTAAGAGAACAGGGTTGTGCTCGAGTTATTTAGGTGGGCTAAATGCCGGTGATGTAATTCAGGCCTATATAAAACCGAATGAGAATTTTTACCCTGACCCCAATGCTGGCAAAGTCCTTCTTATTGGAAACGGAACAGGAATTGCTCCATTTTTGGGTTTTATTGAAAACAATACAGCTAACGAAGTGACTCTGCTTTGGGGTGGGCAAAAGAAGGCTTCTTTTGAGTTATATCAGTCATTGATAAACGACTTTGGTGAATTAAAAGGTTGTCATCTTGCATTCTCAAGAGAGTTGCCAAAAACTTATGTACAAGACATCGTTCTACAAAACAAAGAGAACGTTGCAAATACAGTAAAAGTAGGAGGTCAAATAATGCTTTGTGGCTCGCTTAAGATGAGAGAAGGAGTACTAACGAACTTGGAAAATATTTTGTGCGAATTTGGCTTACCTTCTATCAAAGAATTAATAGCTAAAGGAAGAATATTGAGTGATTGTTATTAA
- a CDS encoding Outer membrane receptor proteins, mostly Fe transport: protein MSFLKTLLLIAICSIHGYCQVSFSGQVTDLKKGQPVPFAHVILDKTSWGTQTDENGNFEIKGIKEGNYNATISSIGFTKKSIKLNLNTSHFNYKIELAEDASELDEIYVTAKSTETKIETKGFAVNAIETKDIKFQSVQAMDLLDQSAGVRIRQSGGQGSRVVYNINGLSGSSIRIFIDGVPIENFGPSFSLSSLPTNLIERIEVYKGVVPAELATDALGGAINIILNEEAKNMMNVAYSVGSFNTHNASLNTSLRNKKTGITLNASGFYNYSDNNYDVWGNQIYITNKFGKIDYITAERFHDSYQSYGSKIDLGVSDKKWADKAYVGMVVSDLDKDVQHGATMESVYAYRRAYQSTRMFNATYKKDGFLFKNLDISLFGSKSNLKRKVVDTVAYITNWYGELSDFNEDGKWEEWSSGAEAGVPTLNEDIESTISLKASGIYNFNAGNRLVFNFLRTGFQRKPDDPLKPLAERELIDTRYLTKDVYGLAIENSFFTDKLKSSLFYKFYNQNVSLKDAVRASRGGAVTAYEYDKTTTKNGYGLAVSFQLIRKLQIMTSLENAIRLPTGQEVFGNTAENINPSYQLNPESSQNLNVGLNIGPFRTSGHTFKLMSNVFFRDTKGMIRQAVANQQDETFSFENQDAVLSRGVDSELNYSYIEKLFLKLGVSLFNARFNKQFDANGSQYIYFGDRLRNEPYFTLNNNTRYNLNDLILKGSRVSIYHNLSYVHQFFRDWESLGSAGKDIIPTQLVNDLGFAFTLPNNKITISFDAKNIFNEQVFDNYALQKAGRAFYTKLNYNIF, encoded by the coding sequence TTGAGTTTTCTAAAAACCCTTCTGCTAATTGCCATCTGCTCTATACACGGCTATTGCCAAGTATCTTTTTCTGGTCAGGTGACCGATTTAAAAAAAGGACAGCCCGTTCCATTTGCCCATGTTATTTTGGACAAAACATCTTGGGGAACCCAAACAGATGAGAATGGTAATTTTGAAATAAAAGGAATTAAAGAAGGCAACTACAATGCAACAATTTCTTCCATAGGTTTTACCAAGAAGAGTATAAAACTTAACCTCAATACTTCCCACTTTAATTATAAGATTGAACTCGCTGAAGACGCAAGCGAACTAGACGAAATATATGTCACAGCAAAATCCACCGAAACTAAAATAGAAACCAAGGGTTTTGCGGTAAATGCTATTGAAACCAAAGACATAAAGTTCCAGTCTGTACAAGCCATGGATTTACTCGACCAAAGTGCAGGTGTTAGAATAAGACAGTCTGGGGGGCAAGGTTCAAGAGTGGTATATAATATAAATGGGCTATCAGGGAGTTCGATAAGGATATTCATCGATGGTGTGCCTATCGAGAACTTTGGGCCTTCTTTTTCTTTAAGTAGCCTTCCTACCAATCTCATAGAAAGAATAGAAGTTTACAAGGGCGTTGTTCCTGCTGAGCTAGCTACAGATGCTTTGGGTGGGGCAATTAATATCATATTGAACGAAGAGGCAAAGAACATGATGAATGTGGCCTACTCAGTTGGCTCATTTAATACCCACAACGCAAGCTTAAACACTTCACTAAGGAATAAGAAAACAGGTATAACCCTCAATGCTTCAGGATTCTACAATTACTCCGACAACAATTATGATGTGTGGGGAAATCAAATTTACATCACCAATAAGTTCGGAAAAATAGATTACATCACTGCCGAAAGATTTCATGATTCTTACCAATCCTATGGTTCCAAAATTGACCTTGGAGTTTCCGACAAAAAATGGGCTGACAAGGCATATGTGGGTATGGTGGTTTCGGACCTTGACAAAGATGTCCAACATGGTGCCACAATGGAATCAGTATACGCCTACAGACGTGCATACCAAAGCACCAGAATGTTCAACGCGACCTATAAAAAAGACGGCTTTCTTTTTAAGAATTTGGACATTTCATTATTTGGTTCTAAGTCAAACCTCAAAAGAAAAGTAGTAGATACTGTTGCGTATATTACTAACTGGTATGGTGAGTTATCAGATTTCAATGAAGACGGTAAATGGGAAGAATGGTCTTCTGGAGCAGAAGCTGGCGTACCAACTTTAAATGAAGACATAGAAAGTACGATTAGCTTAAAAGCCAGCGGAATTTACAATTTCAACGCAGGAAATAGATTGGTTTTTAATTTCCTCCGAACAGGTTTTCAACGTAAACCAGATGACCCTCTTAAACCACTTGCCGAAAGGGAACTAATAGATACTCGATACCTCACCAAGGATGTCTACGGATTAGCTATTGAAAACAGCTTCTTTACCGACAAGCTAAAGTCTTCATTATTCTACAAATTCTATAATCAAAACGTAAGTTTAAAAGACGCCGTACGAGCCTCAAGAGGTGGAGCTGTTACTGCTTATGAATATGACAAAACCACTACAAAAAACGGTTATGGATTAGCTGTTTCGTTTCAATTGATACGAAAATTACAAATAATGACTTCACTTGAAAATGCGATCAGACTCCCAACTGGTCAAGAGGTTTTCGGCAATACCGCAGAAAATATAAACCCCTCTTATCAACTCAATCCAGAGAGTAGCCAAAACTTAAACGTTGGACTTAATATTGGACCATTTAGAACAAGCGGACACACTTTTAAGCTGATGAGCAATGTCTTTTTCAGAGATACCAAAGGGATGATTCGCCAAGCTGTGGCAAACCAACAAGACGAAACGTTTTCATTTGAAAACCAAGATGCTGTTTTGAGTAGAGGTGTGGATTCAGAACTGAATTATTCTTACATCGAAAAACTGTTTCTAAAACTGGGAGTCTCTTTGTTCAATGCACGATTCAATAAACAGTTTGACGCCAATGGCTCACAGTATATCTATTTCGGAGACCGCTTAAGAAACGAGCCATATTTTACTTTAAATAACAACACAAGATACAACCTAAACGACCTTATTCTTAAGGGCAGCCGCGTCTCTATCTATCATAACTTAAGTTATGTACACCAATTTTTTAGAGACTGGGAGAGCCTAGGAAGTGCAGGAAAAGACATCATTCCTACCCAACTAGTAAATGACTTGGGCTTTGCTTTTACACTGCCCAACAACAAAATAACAATAAGCTTTGACGCAAAGAACATTTTCAATGAGCAGGTCTTTGATAATTATGCCTTGCAAAAAGCTGGAAGAGCTTTTTATACAAAACTGAACTATAATATATTTTAA
- a CDS encoding Predicted RNA-binding protein, contains PUA-like domain yields the protein MNYWLVKSEPESYSWDTFVAKGKDMWDGVRNYAARNHMREMKLGDQVLFYHSNKGKEIVGIAKVVKEHYPDPTTDDERWSVVELAPIEKLPKTVTLDQIKQDESLSDMSLLRQSRLSVQPVSQYAFDRILGMAYTEK from the coding sequence ATGAATTATTGGCTCGTAAAATCTGAACCTGAATCGTACTCTTGGGATACTTTTGTTGCCAAGGGAAAAGATATGTGGGATGGTGTACGGAACTACGCAGCTCGCAATCACATGAGAGAAATGAAACTTGGTGATCAAGTTTTGTTTTATCACTCAAACAAAGGAAAGGAAATAGTGGGCATCGCAAAAGTAGTAAAGGAGCACTACCCAGATCCCACTACTGATGATGAACGCTGGTCGGTTGTAGAGCTGGCACCCATCGAGAAATTGCCTAAAACTGTAACTTTAGATCAAATAAAACAGGACGAGAGTTTGTCAGATATGTCCTTGCTTCGCCAAAGTCGACTATCTGTTCAGCCTGTGTCTCAATATGCTTTTGATAGAATTCTTGGCATGGCATATACCGAAAAGTAA